One stretch of Punica granatum isolate Tunisia-2019 chromosome 5, ASM765513v2, whole genome shotgun sequence DNA includes these proteins:
- the LOC116208014 gene encoding tyrosyl-DNA phosphodiesterase 1 isoform X2, whose amino-acid sequence MALSQIGSLVPLTETLEENSAIPKVPISEGPNVIGRNVLPLPDKRLSRKHFTLTASSDGSASLCVEGSNPVVINTGKERKKIGSQEKADVRPGCVIELIPGHHFFRYEVLGRDINGCREDSSRSVSSNGGKRPSELEDSSRKRVREETQNQHAGQNSQAKMEVSDVEALRHFNIPKEKLPLTFQLMRVQGLPTWANTSAVSISDVIQGDIVLSILSNYMVDIDWLIPACPALAKVPHVLVVHGEGDGTLDHMKRRKPANWILHKPPLPISYGTHHSKAMLLVYPRGVRVIVHTANLIYVDWNNKSQGLWMQDFPWKDQNSPKKGCGFEDDLVDYLTTLKFPEFNIKVPSVGDFTINPSFFRKFDYRDAAVRLIASVPGYHTGPNLKKWGHMKLRSVLQECTFDKEFQKAPLIYQFSSLGSLDEKWMAELASSMSAGSSEDKKPLGLGDPQIIWPTVEDVRCSLEGYAAGNAIPGPLKNVEKEFLKKYWAKWKANHTGRCRAMPHIKTYTRYKGQKLAWLLLTSANLSKAAWGALQKNNSQLMIRSYELGVLFLPNSMRREGHVFSCTNGGTPSKGTGLPSEESEVKRTKLVTLLGQGCEKTDLSSEVIPLPVPYELPPRPYSSEDVPWSWDRRYNKKDVYGQVWPRPVQLYAFQDS is encoded by the exons ATGGCTCTCTCGCAG ATTGGGTCTCTGGTCCCGCTCACAGAAACCCTAGAGGAGAACTCTGCGATCCCCAAAGTTCCCATCTCTGAAGGCCCCAACGTCATCGGACGCAATGTTCTACCTTTACCGGACAAGAGACTCAGCCGCAAGCATTTTACCTTGACCGCCTCTAGCGATGGGTCTGCTTCCTTATGCGTG GAAGGGTCGAACCCGGTTGTAATCAATACAGgtaaagaaaggaagaagattGGTAGTCAAGAAAAGGCGGATGTTAGACCCGGGTGTGTCATAGAGTTGATTCCTGGGCATCACTTCTTCAGGTATGAAGTGTTAGGTAGGGATATAAATGGTTGTAGAGAGGACTCTAGTAGGAGTGTTTCTTCTAATGGTGGGAAAAGGCCCTCTGAACTCGAGGACTCGAGTAGGAAGAGAGTTCGAGAAGAAACCCAAAATCAGCATGCTGGTCAGAACTCTCAG GCTAAAATGGAAGTTAGTGATGTGGAGGCTCTTCGTCACTTTAATATTCCCAAAGAAAAGTTACCGCTGACCTTTCAGCTCATGCGAGTTCAAGGTCTTCCTACGTGGGCAAATACCTCTGCTGTTTCTATAAGTGATGTTATACAG GGGGATATTGTTCTCTCTATCCTTTCAAATTACATGGTGGACATTGATTGGTTGATACCTG CATGTCCTGCTCTTGCAAAAGTTCCCCATGTACTGGTTGTTCACGGGGAGGGTGACGGCACTCTCGATCATATGAAG AGAAGAAAGCCTGCGAATTGGATTCTTCACAAACCTCCGCTGCCTATTTCATATGGAACGCACCATTCAAAGGCCATGCTTCTAGTCTACCCAAGAGGAGTTCGGGTTATTGTGCATACCGCGAATTTGATATATGTGGACTGGAACAATAAAAGTCAAGGCTTGTGGATGCAAGACTTTCCCTGGAAGGATCAGAACAGTCCAAAGAAAGGCTGCGGGTTTGAAGATGATTTAGTTGATTATCTTACTACGCTGAAG TTCCCTGAATTCAACATCAAAGTACCATCTGTTGGCGACTTTACAATCAACCCATCTTTCTTCAGGAAGTTCGACTATAGAGATGCTGCT GTCAGGTTAATTGCATCAGTTCCAGGGTATCACACGGGCCCCAATTTAAAGAAGTGGGGTCACATGAAGCTTAGAAGCGTGCTTCAAGAGTGTACCTTTGATAAAGAGTTTCAGAAGGCTCCTCTAATTTATCAG TTCTCCTCCCTTGGTTCATTAGATGAGAAATGGATGGCTGAGCTTGCATCCTCAATGTCGGCAGGTTCTTCAGAAGATAAAAAACCTCTTGGTCTTGGGGACCCACAAATTATATGGCCTACAGTGGAAGATGTTCGGTGTTCTTTAGAG GGTTATGCTGCTGGAAATGCCATCCCAGGCCCACTAAAGAATGTTGAGAAGGAATTTTTGAAGAAGTATTGGGCGAAATGGAAGGCAAACCATACTGGCCGCTG TCGTGCAATGCCCCATATAAAGACATATACACGTTACAAAGGTCAAAAGCTAGC TTGGTTACTGCTGACTTCGGCAAATCTGAGTAAAGCTGCCTGGGGTGCCCTTCAGAAGAACAACTCTCAGTTGATGATTCGTTCTTATGAG TTGGGAGTGCTATTTTTACCTAATTCCATGAGAAGAGAAGGTCATGTATTTTCTTGTACAAATGGAGGCACTCCATCGAAG GGTACTGGCTTGCCTTCAGAAGAATCAGAGGTGAAGAGAACAAAACTCGTGACCTTGCTGGGACAAGGATGTGAGAAAACCGACTTATCCTCGGAAGTTATTCCATTGCCTGTGCCTTATGAACTTCCCCCGAGGCCATATTCCTCTGAAG ACGTCCCGTGGTCGTGGGACCGGAGATACAACAAGAAAGATGTGTATGGTCAAGTTTGGCCGCGGCCGGTTCAGCTCTACGCTTTTCAAGATTCTTAA
- the LOC116206720 gene encoding uncharacterized protein LOC116206720: MNWIQRKIYLYNVTFGLYMLDWWERCLFNILVIVLMWFILYNSSRYVTDFCRRYIW; this comes from the exons ATGAATTGGATTCAGCGCAAGATCTACCTCTACAATGTCACTTTCGGGCTCTACATGCTGGATTGGTGGGAGCGTTGTCTGTTCA ATATTTTGGTGATCGTGTTGATGTGGTTCATCCTTTACAACAGTTCACGATATGTGACTGATTTCTGCCGAAG GTATATCTGGTGA
- the LOC116209145 gene encoding ubiquitin domain-containing protein 7SL RNA1-like, protein MEVFIDPTDGGVFSIEIGFFETVRDMKERIEATSGIPVSSQTLLFNGEVLDDDGKATYLGIKENSSIQLQVANTQSGPTFLRLRIRIPSHTPFLMEVNRDDLVRDLKEKIQARVTSLPADRLALQVYNVELQDNLSVYECGLINDVQVDVFVKPQLVWSSGGSGSGSGKLTVKVLPWGWNKKIIVEVSKSDKVEELRGELERLQEMEGFVLPAEYFFIHKQSVMVEDETFQLNGVNQGDTIEVFRGKVASD, encoded by the coding sequence ATGGAGGTCTTCATTGATCCCACAGATGGGGGGGTTTTCTCCATAGAAATTGGTTTCTTTGAGACCGTTCGAGATATGAAAGAGAGGATTGAGGCAACCAGTGGGATACCCGTCTCGAGTCAGACCTTGCTTTTCAATGGCGAAGTCCTTGATGATGATGGTAAGGCAACGTATCTCgggataaaagaaaattcctCTATTCAACTCCAGGTTGCCAACACTCAGTCGGGGCCGACTTTCCTCAGGCTCCGGATAAGAATTCCATCGCACACGCCATTTCTCATGGAAGTCAATAGAGACGATCTGGTGAGAGACCTGAAGGAGAAGATTCAAGCGAGGGTGACATCCTTGCCTGCAGATCGGTTGGCGCTCCAGGTTTATAATGTCGAGCTGCAAGACAATCTCTCAGTATATGAATGTGGGCTTATCAATGATGTCCAGGTTGATGTGTTTGTCAAGCCTCAGCTGGTATGGTCTTCGGGAGGCAGTGGGAGCGGATCTGGGAAACTGACAGTGAAGGTGCTCCCATGGGGCTGGAACAAGAAGATTATCGTCGAAGTGAGCAAGTCCGACAAAGTGGAAGAGCTAAGAGGCGAACTTGAGAGGTTGCAAGAGATGGAGGGATTTGTGCTTCCAGCGGAATATTTCTTTATACATAAACAGAGCGTGATGGTAGAAGACGAGACATTCCAATTGAACGGAGTTAACCAAGGCGATACCATAGAAGTCTTTCGCGGGAAGGTTGCCAGTGATTAA
- the LOC116208015 gene encoding chaperone protein dnaJ 50 translates to MAPPVGHIRWCSAASFLVICLLAVPSVAIYCDEDDCYDLLGVSQTANASEIKKAYYKLSLKYHPDKNPDPDSRKRFVKIATAYEILKDEATREQYDYAIAHPEEVFYNTARYYQAYYGHKTDPRAVLVGLLLILSGFQYLNQKTRYDQAVAMVKNTPAYKNRLRALVLERSGGTTSKKKNSKQMDKKVEEELSKELNLDIKGAEKPRFWNLIGVQFILLPYALAKLFLWYGSWFWRYQVKKAPYSWEDAAHLTQRALRVPVDAWSSLDESMKEDLVHRRLWEKGNLENYLTEMRKESKRRR, encoded by the exons ATGGCGCCGCCGGTGGGGCACATCAGGTGGTGCAGTGCTGCATCGTTCCTCGTCATCTGCCTCCTCGCCGTCCCGTCTGTAGCCATTTACTGTGACGAAGACGACTGCTACGATCTGCTCGG ggtttcacaGACAGCTAATGCGTCGGAGATCAAGAAGGCCTACTACAAGCTCTCCTTGAAATA CCACCCTGATAAGAATCCCGATCCGGATTCGAGGAAGCGCTTTGTGAAGATTGCCACTGCTTATGAG ATTTTGAAAGATGAAGCCACTCGCGAGCAATACGATTACGCGATTGCACACCCTGAGGAG GTGTTTTACAACACAGCCAGGTATTATCAAGCATATTATGGCCATAAAACG GATCCTCGGGCAGTTCTTGTTGGGCTACTTCTCATTCTCTCGGGATTTCAATATCTAAACCAAAAGACAAGGTATGATCAG GCTGTAGCAATGGTCAAAAACACACCAGCTTACAAGAACAGACTACGAGCTCTGGTGCTTGAGCGCAGTGGAGGAACAACGAGcaagaagaaaaattcaaagcAGATGGATAA GAAAGTGGAAGAAGAACTCAGCAAAGAGCTCAATTTGGACATTAAGGGGGCTGAGAAGCCTCGCTTTTGGAACCTCATCGGTGTACAATTCATACTCCTACCTTATGCTTTAGCAAAG TTGTTTTTATGGTATGGATCTTGGTTCTGGAGGTACCAGGTTAAAAAAGCTCCATATTCTTGGGAAGATGCTGCTCACCTGACGCAAAGGGCTCTCAGAGTCCCCGTCGATGCATGGAGCTCTTTAG ATGAATCGATGAAGGAAGATCTCGTGCACAGACGTCTATGGGAGAAAGGGAACCTGGAGAATTACCTGACAGAAATGCGGAAAGAATCAAAACGCAGGAGATAG
- the LOC116208014 gene encoding tyrosyl-DNA phosphodiesterase 1 isoform X1 produces the protein MRFLGMARKIGSLVPLTETLEENSAIPKVPISEGPNVIGRNVLPLPDKRLSRKHFTLTASSDGSASLCVEGSNPVVINTGKERKKIGSQEKADVRPGCVIELIPGHHFFRYEVLGRDINGCREDSSRSVSSNGGKRPSELEDSSRKRVREETQNQHAGQNSQAKMEVSDVEALRHFNIPKEKLPLTFQLMRVQGLPTWANTSAVSISDVIQGDIVLSILSNYMVDIDWLIPACPALAKVPHVLVVHGEGDGTLDHMKRRKPANWILHKPPLPISYGTHHSKAMLLVYPRGVRVIVHTANLIYVDWNNKSQGLWMQDFPWKDQNSPKKGCGFEDDLVDYLTTLKFPEFNIKVPSVGDFTINPSFFRKFDYRDAAVRLIASVPGYHTGPNLKKWGHMKLRSVLQECTFDKEFQKAPLIYQFSSLGSLDEKWMAELASSMSAGSSEDKKPLGLGDPQIIWPTVEDVRCSLEGYAAGNAIPGPLKNVEKEFLKKYWAKWKANHTGRCRAMPHIKTYTRYKGQKLAWLLLTSANLSKAAWGALQKNNSQLMIRSYELGVLFLPNSMRREGHVFSCTNGGTPSKGTGLPSEESEVKRTKLVTLLGQGCEKTDLSSEVIPLPVPYELPPRPYSSEDVPWSWDRRYNKKDVYGQVWPRPVQLYAFQDS, from the exons ATGCGTTTCTTGGGCATGGCGAGGAAGATTGGGTCTCTGGTCCCGCTCACAGAAACCCTAGAGGAGAACTCTGCGATCCCCAAAGTTCCCATCTCTGAAGGCCCCAACGTCATCGGACGCAATGTTCTACCTTTACCGGACAAGAGACTCAGCCGCAAGCATTTTACCTTGACCGCCTCTAGCGATGGGTCTGCTTCCTTATGCGTG GAAGGGTCGAACCCGGTTGTAATCAATACAGgtaaagaaaggaagaagattGGTAGTCAAGAAAAGGCGGATGTTAGACCCGGGTGTGTCATAGAGTTGATTCCTGGGCATCACTTCTTCAGGTATGAAGTGTTAGGTAGGGATATAAATGGTTGTAGAGAGGACTCTAGTAGGAGTGTTTCTTCTAATGGTGGGAAAAGGCCCTCTGAACTCGAGGACTCGAGTAGGAAGAGAGTTCGAGAAGAAACCCAAAATCAGCATGCTGGTCAGAACTCTCAG GCTAAAATGGAAGTTAGTGATGTGGAGGCTCTTCGTCACTTTAATATTCCCAAAGAAAAGTTACCGCTGACCTTTCAGCTCATGCGAGTTCAAGGTCTTCCTACGTGGGCAAATACCTCTGCTGTTTCTATAAGTGATGTTATACAG GGGGATATTGTTCTCTCTATCCTTTCAAATTACATGGTGGACATTGATTGGTTGATACCTG CATGTCCTGCTCTTGCAAAAGTTCCCCATGTACTGGTTGTTCACGGGGAGGGTGACGGCACTCTCGATCATATGAAG AGAAGAAAGCCTGCGAATTGGATTCTTCACAAACCTCCGCTGCCTATTTCATATGGAACGCACCATTCAAAGGCCATGCTTCTAGTCTACCCAAGAGGAGTTCGGGTTATTGTGCATACCGCGAATTTGATATATGTGGACTGGAACAATAAAAGTCAAGGCTTGTGGATGCAAGACTTTCCCTGGAAGGATCAGAACAGTCCAAAGAAAGGCTGCGGGTTTGAAGATGATTTAGTTGATTATCTTACTACGCTGAAG TTCCCTGAATTCAACATCAAAGTACCATCTGTTGGCGACTTTACAATCAACCCATCTTTCTTCAGGAAGTTCGACTATAGAGATGCTGCT GTCAGGTTAATTGCATCAGTTCCAGGGTATCACACGGGCCCCAATTTAAAGAAGTGGGGTCACATGAAGCTTAGAAGCGTGCTTCAAGAGTGTACCTTTGATAAAGAGTTTCAGAAGGCTCCTCTAATTTATCAG TTCTCCTCCCTTGGTTCATTAGATGAGAAATGGATGGCTGAGCTTGCATCCTCAATGTCGGCAGGTTCTTCAGAAGATAAAAAACCTCTTGGTCTTGGGGACCCACAAATTATATGGCCTACAGTGGAAGATGTTCGGTGTTCTTTAGAG GGTTATGCTGCTGGAAATGCCATCCCAGGCCCACTAAAGAATGTTGAGAAGGAATTTTTGAAGAAGTATTGGGCGAAATGGAAGGCAAACCATACTGGCCGCTG TCGTGCAATGCCCCATATAAAGACATATACACGTTACAAAGGTCAAAAGCTAGC TTGGTTACTGCTGACTTCGGCAAATCTGAGTAAAGCTGCCTGGGGTGCCCTTCAGAAGAACAACTCTCAGTTGATGATTCGTTCTTATGAG TTGGGAGTGCTATTTTTACCTAATTCCATGAGAAGAGAAGGTCATGTATTTTCTTGTACAAATGGAGGCACTCCATCGAAG GGTACTGGCTTGCCTTCAGAAGAATCAGAGGTGAAGAGAACAAAACTCGTGACCTTGCTGGGACAAGGATGTGAGAAAACCGACTTATCCTCGGAAGTTATTCCATTGCCTGTGCCTTATGAACTTCCCCCGAGGCCATATTCCTCTGAAG ACGTCCCGTGGTCGTGGGACCGGAGATACAACAAGAAAGATGTGTATGGTCAAGTTTGGCCGCGGCCGGTTCAGCTCTACGCTTTTCAAGATTCTTAA